In Vibrio stylophorae, the genomic stretch ACCAATAGGTATCACGCTTTTTCGCTCGCGCCACAATATTGGCAGGCATTCGCCGCTCAAGCCCATTACGAAGCATGGCAATTTGTCGATGCGTCTTTCGATCATCGGTCACGGTATGATACAACCAACGATAAGCATCTTCATAATCGAGCGGGCTACCCACGTCATCCAGCAAGAGTTGCGCCAATAAAATACGGGCTTTGACACTCCCTAAAGATGCCGCTTCACGCAGATAAGGAATCGCACGTTCACGGTCCTTTTGCACCAAAGTGCCATGCGCGTAATAACGACCCAACTGCTCTAGTGCATCGGGCAGACCTTGCTGCGCAGCCAATTCAATATAGTAAAGGCCCTGCTCAACATCACGATCTACGCACACACCCCAAGTCAGCATGTCGCCCCAAAGAAATTGATAAGCTGGATAATCCACACGTAAAGCACGCGCCTGAATATCTTGCACCAACTGGCAGTCATCCGCTTTCACCTGCTTTAAATGCGCATTGGTGGCGAATTGTCTGAGCAATTGGTCTTCGCTATAGATTTCAACAGCAGGCCCCACCTCGGTTAAGGCGTGCGCTGTGGTCGAAAACAGCATGGCAAATATTAAGGTTCGAAGCTTCATCAGTTTCTCTCTTACGCTATGTAAAAGGTTATCGTCCGATGACGGCGAATCTTTAATGTTTTCCCATGAATTTTGGCAATAAAAAAGCCAGCGCTTGGCTGGCTTTTCTCAATCATTATTTGGCAAATGGATGCACTTTAATGATGGTCTCGTTACGGTCAGGACCGGTCGAGATAATATCAACTGGAATACCAGTCAACTCTTCAATGCGCTTGATATAATCCAATGCTGCTTGTGGCAATGCATCGATAGTTTTCGCACCGAAAGTCGTCTCACTCCAACCAGGCATGGTTTCGTAGATTGGGGTGATGTGATCATAGGCATCAGCAGCCATTGGTGATACATCAACCACAGTACCGTCAGCAAGCTGGTAACCAGTACAGATCTTCAGCTCTTTCAAACCATCAAGAACGTCAAGCTTGGTCAAGCAGAAACCAGAGATTGAGTTGATTTGAACTGCGCGACGCAGTGCAACTGCATCGAACCAACCACAGCGGCGTTTACGACCAGTGGTTGCACCAAACTCATGACCCACTGTACCTAGGTGATTCCCAACTTCATCTTCAAGTTCAGTTGGGAATGGACCTGCGCCAACGCGAGTACAGTATGCTTTTACGATACCTAGAATATAACCAAGGTGACGTGGACCAAAACCTGAACCTGCAGCAACGCCACCCGCAGTGGTGTTTGAAGAGGTTACATATGGATAGGTACCATGGTCGATATCAAGAAGTGTGCCTTGCGCGCCTTCAAACATGATTTTCTCGTCCGCTTTATGCGCAGCATCAAGCTCGCTAGTCACGTCGATAATCATTGAAGTTAGCAAATCAGCTTGGCTCATCACTTGCTCTAGAACTTCGTCATAGCTAACTGGTTCAGCTTTGTAGAAATGCTCTAGTTGGAAGTTATGAAGTTCCATTACTTCTTTTAGCTTGGCTGCAAATGCTTCACGGTCAAGTAGGTCACCAACACGAAGACCGCGGCGAGCCACTTTATCTTCATAGGCAGGACCGATACCACGACCTGTGGTGCCGATTGCTTTTTTGCCACGTGCTTTTTCACGCGCTGCATCTAGTGCTACGTGATAAGGCAGAATTAGAGGACATGCTTCAGAAAGGAACAAACGCTCACGAACTGGTACACCACGTGCTTCAAGCTCGCTCATCTCTTTGATCAGCGCGTCTGGAGAAAGTACAACACCATTACCAATGATGCATTTTACATTTTCACGAAGAATACCGGATGGAATCAAATGAAGTACGGTTTTTTCACCGTCAATGACTAGCGTATGACCTGCATTGTGACCGCCTTGATAGCGAACCACATATTTTGCATCTTCAGTTAGAAGATCGACGATCTTCCCTTTACCTTCGTCACCCCACTGGGTGCCCAAAACGACTACGTTGTTACCCATCTTCCCAAAGTCAGTTAGTAGTTAAAAATGGATTCTAGCACCGATCGTCTTTAGAAGGCAGCCATTTTTTAATCAACATTATTTTTGGCTGCTATTTCATTTGGTTACAGTGAAGTATTTTCTCTGCACCACTTTTGTTAAACGCTCCCTGCTGGCCCGCACCACATTAAAAGCAGCCAACCAAGCAGCATCAGCAGTAAGGATCCCATTCGAATTTTCGACGCCGGTAGTTGAATGAACTGTAATAGCAGCATCTGCCATTTTCGCGGGGCAAGCGCAGGTAGTAAGGTTTCAATAATCACAACCGTAGCCAACACACAAAGCCAAAACTGCATCCCCTATTCCTTTTGATATAAAAAAAGACAAGGCCAACGCCTTGTCTTTTTCAATGAGTAAAATCGCTTACTTGCCTTGACTGTCTTTCATATAACGGAAGAAGTCCGTTTCACCATCAAGTACCAGTACATCGCTCTTGTTGTTAAAGCTCGCCTCGTAGGCTTGAAGTGAGCGCAAGAATTCGAAGAAATCGGTATCTTGTGTATAAGCATTGGCATAGATTTCAGCTGCTGTCGCATCTGCTTGACCACGAATAGTACGAGCGTCACGGTCAGCTTTGGCCATAATGGTTGCCACTTCAAGGTCGGCTGCAGCCGTGATCTCCTCAGCTAGCTTCTTACCGGTTGCGCGGTGGAAAGCCGCCACACTTTGACGCTCTGCACGCATACGCTTGTAGATCGATTCGTTAATCTGATCAGGCAAGTTAATACGCTTCACACGCAAGTCAACAACGCGAATACCAAGATCGTCTAAGGCACTTTGACGTAAACCTTTAAATGCATCAGGGTTGGCTTTGAGCATGGTTTCTTTCTCTTCAGGTGTGAGACCTGAAGGATCAATCCCGTCCAACACATTTTGCATTACTTGTTCACGTTTTTCAGAAACGATCTCTTTAATCGTTAAACCACCGATCTGAGCACGCAAGCTGTTTGAAAGTTTTACCATCAAAATGCGCTGTGCTTGGGCAAAATTGCCGCCCGTTGCAAGGTAGAACTTACCAAAGTTTTCGATTTTCCACTTCACGTAAGAATCGATGATCACGTCTTTTTTCTCGACGGTCACAAAACGGTCCGCCTGATCATCCATGGTTTGAATACGTGCATCCATGGTGCGAACAGTATCGATAAACGGCAGTTTAAAGTGCAAGCCAGGCTCATAGAGCACATCTTGGTTTTGATCGTTTTTCAAGATCTTACCAAAACGAATCACAAAGCTGCGTTGGCCTTCTTGAACAGTAAACATTGAAGAAAGCAGAACCGCCACCAGCACTACCACCAAAGGTAGAAGTAACTTACGCATATTAATATCTCCTTGGCTGCGTTGACGTGCTTTGCTGCACCTGAGTTACCGGTGCTGGACTCGTGTGATGTACCGATGGCGTCGGTTTAGGCAACACACCATGTTGCGGTTTCACCGCTGTGTGTTGTTCTTGCTTCATCATCTGATCCAGAGGCATATACAGCAGATTACCTGACGCTTTCGCATCAATCAGCACCTTGCTGGTACGCGCATAAATACGTTCCATGGTTTCAAGGTAAAGACGCTCGCGAGTAACTTCTGGCGCTTGACGATATTCAGGCAACAGCTTCACGAAGCGCTGCACATCACCTTGGGCACCATTCACAATGCGTTCTGCATAGGCATCCGCTTCACGACGAACACGCTCTGCCGTACCTTCAGCTTCAGGTACCACCTTGTTACGGTAAGCTTTTGCTAAGTCTTGGACTTGCTGCTCATCTTCACGTGCTTTAATCGCATCATCAAAGGCTTCTTGAACTTCTGCCGGTGGGCGCGCTGCTTCAAAACTCACATCAATGATTTCTAAGCCCATGTTATATGGCTTGATAATGTCATTGATGGTAATCAGCGTATTATCACGAATCTTTTGACGCTCTTTGGTAATGATATCGTCCATGGTGTTATCACCAATCACCGCACGCAACGCTGAATCGGTTGCTTGGCGCAAGCTATCATCAGCATTGGTCACGTTGTACAAGTAATCACGCGGGGTCACTACTTTGTATTGAACGGTCATGCCAATCACCACGACGTTTTCATCTTTAGTCAGCATCAGCTCACTTGGACGTACACGTTGCTGGTTGGCAGGTCCCACATGCAGCGAACGAATCTCACTGATGTTGACCTTAGTCACATCATCAATCCATAACGGACGCCAGTTTAGACCCGGCATCACTGTCTCTTTATAGGCACCAAAACGTGTAACTACACCACGCTCAGCTTCACCAACGGTATAGAAACCGAAGAGGCCCCATACCACCAATGCAACACCGAACAGTGCAGCGATTCCGCCCATTCCAGCACCGCCAGATTGACGACCACCACGTTTGTTGCCACCACCGAACAAACCACCAAATTTACGGCTGAGATTACTGAAAAACTCATCTAAATCTGGTGGACCCTGATCGCGGCCACCACGGTTATTTTTCCACGGATCCTTGCCGGGATCGTTATTATTGTTTCCGGGCTCATTCCACGCCATTAGCTAACTCCATCAATATGATATGACGACTCAAAATAACTCTAGCAGTCTAATGAGACAGGATAAAGCTATTCAGTTCTGCGTCTTCTCGTTTCACCAATCGCTGCCAATCAGCTTCGGCCAAACGGACTTCCAGCAGCAGGCTGCCGTCGGGTTCAAACTCTTCTCGTACAATACAATCGAGCTGACACAGACGACTACGGACACGACCGCACGCCGCCGGTGGAATACGCAACTGATAATGCACCATGTTCTGGCGCAATCGCTGCGATAGCGCATCAAACAGTAGTGAAATGCCATCCCCTGTTAGAGCCGAAACCCAAACAGTGCGCGCAACCCCTTCATCGTCATAGTCGACACGAGGCTCACCCTGCTCTAATGCATCAATTTTATTCATCACCAATAAGGTCGGAATCTCATTGGCTTCAATCTCTTCAAGAACCACATTGACCGCATCAATGTTTTCACGAAAACGCTCATCACTGGCATCAATCACATGCAGTAGTAAGGTTGCTTCTCGCGTTTCTTGAAGCGTTGCTTTAAACGCCGCCACCAAATCATGGGGCAAATGACGAATAAAGCCTACGGTATCAGCCAGCACCGAGGTGCCAACATCGGCCACTTCAATACGACGCAAGGTCGGATCCAGCGTCGCAAAAAGTTGGTCCGCGGCATACACGCCAGCTTCCGTAATTCGGTTAAAGAGGGTGGATTTACCTGCGTTGGTATAACCAACGAGAGAGATGGTTGGAATCTCAGCACGATTTCGCGCACGGCGCCCCTGCTCGCGTTGCTTCGCCACACGATCAAGTCGACGTAAAATCGCTTTGATTCGTTCGCGGAGCAATCGACGGTCCGTTTCCAACTGGGTTTCCCCTGGGCCACGCAGACCAATCCCACCTTTTTGTCGCTCAAGGTGCGTCCAACCGCGAATCAAGCGGGTCGACAGATGACGTAACTGAGCCAGTTCAACCTGCAATTTACCCTCATGGGTACGTGCACGCTGAGCAAAAATATCTAAAATCAATCCAATGCGGTCAACGACTCGGCATTGAAATAGGCGTTCTAAATTGCGTTCTTGTGCGGGCGAAAGCGCATGGTTGAAGATAACAATATCGGCTTCGAAGCGCCTTACTGCATCTGCAATCTCTTGCGCTTTGCCTTCACCAACAAAATACTTGGGATGAGGCGACTGACGGTTACCCGTCACCATGGCTAAATTGCTAACGCCGGCTGAATCCACCAGCATCGCGAACTCATCACGATCGTCGCCATCATCTTGTTGTTGGTTGAAGTTGATATGAACAAGAATCGCTTGTTCACCTGCTTCGTAACGGTCAAACAAGCAATCAACTCCTGTGTATTATTCTTCAGTTTTATCTTGGCTACGATCGCCAGTCGCTGGACGATCACCATTAGTGTGGTGGTTGACCGGACGTGCTGGAACAACAGTAGAAATTGCATGCTTATACACCATTTGGCTCACGGTGTTTTTCAGCAGAATGACGAATTGATCAAAAGACTCTACTTGTCCTTGAAGCTTAATACCGTTTACCAAATAGATTGAAACGGGAATACGCTCACGACGAAGCGCGTTCAAAAATGGGTCTTGTAAAGATTGCCCCTTAGCCATGTTCTTTTTCCTTATTTATTTGTAGTTGTTGTTCACAAGCAAGAATAAAGTCATACGTCCCGCCCAGCAGTATACAAGTTTGATCGGTCACTGACTGAGTGAGTTTGTGATCATTTGTAACGCTTGGGCTTCATCAGCGCTGTCCAACCAAGTCAAATTATCCCAGCTACGAAGCCAAGTAATTTGCCGTTTAGCAAGCTGACGGGTGGCGCAAATACCTTTGTAAATTGCTTCATCACGTGAACACTCCCCCGCAAGGTAGTCCCACATTTGGCGATAACCCACACAACGAATCGATGGAAGATCGGGGTGTAGATCACCGCGCTGAAACAGCGCCCGTACTTCTTGCTCAAAACCCGCTGCCATCATCTGCTGAAAACGAAGTTCAATCCGATGGTGCAGCACAGCCCTATCCTGTGGCGCGATAGCAAATTGCTTCACGTTATAAGGTAGAGGCTCTCCTTGCGTTGCAGTGAGCTCAGTTAAAGTTTTACCTGAAATACGGAAAACTTCCAATGCTCTCGATAATCGTTGCGGATCATTTGGGTGAATCCGTGCAGCAGATACCGGATCGATCACCTTGAGCTCATCATGCAATACCTGCCATCCATGTTCACTGGCTTGGCGTTCGATTTCCGCTCGTACCTCAGCATCCGCTGCGGGTAGGGGCGAAAGTCCCTGCAATAATGCCTTGAAATACAACATTGTACCACCCACCAACAGAGGAATTTTTCCCTCTGCGACAATGGTCGCCATCTGCGCTAAGGCATCACCTCGAAAATCGGCGGCTGAATAACTTTGCGCCGGATCGAGAATATCAATTAATCGATGTGGTGCCGCGGCTTGCTCTGCCGCATCCGGCTTTGCGGTACCAATATCCATACCGCGATAAATCAGTGCCGAATCGACACTAATAATCTCAACAGGAAGGCGTTTTCTCAATTCAATCGCTAGACCTGTTTTACCTGAAGCCGTTGGCCCCATTAAAAAAATCGCGGTGGGTAAATTATGCGTCATGTTCAAAAAATCGAATCAATGCTTGTTCATCAATGCTATGCAAAAAAGCGGCAGATTGCTGACTTAATTGTCGGTGCCAGCGCTGCTCAAGATCGCTCAGTAGCGACACCACTTGCGCCATATTGGCAGGCATTGGCACAGCTAATTGCTGAACAAGATGTTGTAAAATAGTCTGACTTGTCGCCTCATCTAAGACCGATGAATGCGATGCAAGTTCCGTGAGTAATCGGGGTAGCCAGTGCTCAATCGGATGGTGGCGAAGCGGTTGGCATACCGTTTGTACGATCACTTGTTTGCTTTGGCATTCTAAACCGATACCAAATTGTGCCAACCAGGATAAATTGCGCTGCGCGCTTTCAACTTGAGCTTGAGTTAAAGACAAACTCATTGGAATCAGAAGCGGCTGTGGTTTTAACCCCTGCGCAAGACCATGATAAAGCTCAGCCAAAATCGCCCATTGCTGCGCTCTTTGGCTATTCATCAAATGCCAATGACTTTGGCTGCGCAATAAGACGCGCCCCTCAGCTAAAATCGCTACCGGCTCTCCCAATGGGGCATCATGCGCGATATGTGCCTGACCGCTGATAGCGCGCCTTTCTTGATGCGCTGTTGCGCTTGTCTCAACTAATGCTGCGACTTCATGTTCACGCACTGCTGTGTGCGGCGGTGTAGAAAAAAGCTGCTGATACAGCGCGCTCACCACTTGGTTTGAAGTCCCCGCCGGATGCTTTGCACCTTCGAATCCCGCGCTCTTAACCGAGCCTGAAGATGACATCGAACGACTTGCCTGATAGGAAGATGCCGACTCTCGCACCTGAGGCGATTGCGCAGTTTGTGACGTCTTGGTCTCAGATGCCTTGTGCACAAATACCTGGGACGCAGATGCTTTAGGCGCAAAGACGCTTGCCGCTTGATGCGGATAATAAGGCTGTTCTGGTTGATCCTGCTTGGGTAACAAATCCAAAGGTTGCGCTTGGCTTTTCACCTCTCGCAACGCTTCAAAGACGGCTTGGAAAATAAAATCATGCACCAAGCGCGCTTGATGAAAACGCACTTCATGTTTGGCTGGATGCACATTGACGTCGACATCATGCGGCGATAACTCAATAAACAATACATAGCAGGGATACTGCTCGGCATTGAGTAAACCATCATAGGCTTGGCGAATGGCATGATTAATGACTTTGTCACGCATCATTCGACCATTCACATAGCAGTACTGCACATCAGGCTGAGCGCGCGCAATATTAGGCTCACCAACCCAACCATGAATGCTGAGCTCCGCTTGTTGCCAGCTGAGTTGCAACGCTTGCTCAGCAAAGGCTTGGCCGCAAATCGCAGCCAATCGTCGCCGCTGCATCACTTCATTGTTGGCCGCGCGATACTGCCGTACGGATTTGCCATTGTGCGACAGCGTAAATGTCACCTGCTCGCGACTTAAAGCAATGCGCTTGAGCAGCTCATCAATATGCTGAAACTCAGTTTTATCAGTTCGTAGAAATTTGCGGCGCGCTGGCGTATTGAAGAAAAGATCGGCCACTTCCACAGTACTACCCACAGGGTGCGCAGCTGGTAATAAGCGCACCGCCATATCACGCCCTTCAGCAATGGCAGACCAAGCTTCCGATTGATGCGCAGGGCGAGAAGTTAGCGTTAAGCGAGAAACCGAGCTGACCGAGGCCAAAGCCTCACCACGAAAACCGAGGCTGGTGATCGCCTCTAAATCATCAAGATGGTGGATTTTTGAGGTCGCATGGCGACTGAGCGCCAGCTCCAATTCATCTTTTTCAATACCGCAGCCATTGTCACGAATGCGAATCAGCTGGCTACCGCCCTTTTCGATATCGATATCGATACGTGTCGCGCCCGCATCAAGGCTATTTTCAACTAGCTCTTTAACCACAGAGGCGGGTCGCTCGACCACTTCCCCTGCGGCAAT encodes the following:
- the motX gene encoding flagellar protein MotX, with translation MKLRTLIFAMLFSTTAHALTEVGPAVEIYSEDQLLRQFATNAHLKQVKADDCQLVQDIQARALRVDYPAYQFLWGDMLTWGVCVDRDVEQGLYYIELAAQQGLPDALEQLGRYYAHGTLVQKDRERAIPYLREAASLGSVKARILLAQLLLDDVGSPLDYEDAYRWLYHTVTDDRKTHRQIAMLRNGLERRMPANIVARAKKRDTYW
- a CDS encoding adenylosuccinate synthase; translated protein: MGNNVVVLGTQWGDEGKGKIVDLLTEDAKYVVRYQGGHNAGHTLVIDGEKTVLHLIPSGILRENVKCIIGNGVVLSPDALIKEMSELEARGVPVRERLFLSEACPLILPYHVALDAAREKARGKKAIGTTGRGIGPAYEDKVARRGLRVGDLLDREAFAAKLKEVMELHNFQLEHFYKAEPVSYDEVLEQVMSQADLLTSMIIDVTSELDAAHKADEKIMFEGAQGTLLDIDHGTYPYVTSSNTTAGGVAAGSGFGPRHLGYILGIVKAYCTRVGAGPFPTELEDEVGNHLGTVGHEFGATTGRKRRCGWFDAVALRRAVQINSISGFCLTKLDVLDGLKELKICTGYQLADGTVVDVSPMAADAYDHITPIYETMPGWSETTFGAKTIDALPQAALDYIKRIEELTGIPVDIISTGPDRNETIIKVHPFAK
- a CDS encoding DUF2065 domain-containing protein codes for the protein MQFWLCVLATVVIIETLLPALAPRKWQMLLLQFIQLPASKIRMGSLLLMLLGWLLLMWCGPAGSV
- the hflC gene encoding protease modulator HflC — protein: MRKLLLPLVVVLVAVLLSSMFTVQEGQRSFVIRFGKILKNDQNQDVLYEPGLHFKLPFIDTVRTMDARIQTMDDQADRFVTVEKKDVIIDSYVKWKIENFGKFYLATGGNFAQAQRILMVKLSNSLRAQIGGLTIKEIVSEKREQVMQNVLDGIDPSGLTPEEKETMLKANPDAFKGLRQSALDDLGIRVVDLRVKRINLPDQINESIYKRMRAERQSVAAFHRATGKKLAEEITAAADLEVATIMAKADRDARTIRGQADATAAEIYANAYTQDTDFFEFLRSLQAYEASFNNKSDVLVLDGETDFFRYMKDSQGK
- the hflK gene encoding FtsH protease activity modulator HflK, with translation MAWNEPGNNNNDPGKDPWKNNRGGRDQGPPDLDEFFSNLSRKFGGLFGGGNKRGGRQSGGAGMGGIAALFGVALVVWGLFGFYTVGEAERGVVTRFGAYKETVMPGLNWRPLWIDDVTKVNISEIRSLHVGPANQQRVRPSELMLTKDENVVVIGMTVQYKVVTPRDYLYNVTNADDSLRQATDSALRAVIGDNTMDDIITKERQKIRDNTLITINDIIKPYNMGLEIIDVSFEAARPPAEVQEAFDDAIKAREDEQQVQDLAKAYRNKVVPEAEGTAERVRREADAYAERIVNGAQGDVQRFVKLLPEYRQAPEVTRERLYLETMERIYARTSKVLIDAKASGNLLYMPLDQMMKQEQHTAVKPQHGVLPKPTPSVHHTSPAPVTQVQQSTSTQPRRY
- the hflX gene encoding ribosome rescue GTPase HflX, producing MFDRYEAGEQAILVHINFNQQQDDGDDRDEFAMLVDSAGVSNLAMVTGNRQSPHPKYFVGEGKAQEIADAVRRFEADIVIFNHALSPAQERNLERLFQCRVVDRIGLILDIFAQRARTHEGKLQVELAQLRHLSTRLIRGWTHLERQKGGIGLRGPGETQLETDRRLLRERIKAILRRLDRVAKQREQGRRARNRAEIPTISLVGYTNAGKSTLFNRITEAGVYAADQLFATLDPTLRRIEVADVGTSVLADTVGFIRHLPHDLVAAFKATLQETREATLLLHVIDASDERFRENIDAVNVVLEEIEANEIPTLLVMNKIDALEQGEPRVDYDDEGVARTVWVSALTGDGISLLFDALSQRLRQNMVHYQLRIPPAACGRVRSRLCQLDCIVREEFEPDGSLLLEVRLAEADWQRLVKREDAELNSFILSH
- the hfq gene encoding RNA chaperone Hfq encodes the protein MAKGQSLQDPFLNALRRERIPVSIYLVNGIKLQGQVESFDQFVILLKNTVSQMVYKHAISTVVPARPVNHHTNGDRPATGDRSQDKTEE
- the miaA gene encoding tRNA (adenosine(37)-N6)-dimethylallyltransferase MiaA — encoded protein: MTHNLPTAIFLMGPTASGKTGLAIELRKRLPVEIISVDSALIYRGMDIGTAKPDAAEQAAAPHRLIDILDPAQSYSAADFRGDALAQMATIVAEGKIPLLVGGTMLYFKALLQGLSPLPAADAEVRAEIERQASEHGWQVLHDELKVIDPVSAARIHPNDPQRLSRALEVFRISGKTLTELTATQGEPLPYNVKQFAIAPQDRAVLHHRIELRFQQMMAAGFEQEVRALFQRGDLHPDLPSIRCVGYRQMWDYLAGECSRDEAIYKGICATRQLAKRQITWLRSWDNLTWLDSADEAQALQMITNSLSQ
- the mutL gene encoding DNA mismatch repair endonuclease MutL, giving the protein MPIRILPARLANQIAAGEVVERPASVVKELVENSLDAGATRIDIDIEKGGSQLIRIRDNGCGIEKDELELALSRHATSKIHHLDDLEAITSLGFRGEALASVSSVSRLTLTSRPAHQSEAWSAIAEGRDMAVRLLPAAHPVGSTVEVADLFFNTPARRKFLRTDKTEFQHIDELLKRIALSREQVTFTLSHNGKSVRQYRAANNEVMQRRRLAAICGQAFAEQALQLSWQQAELSIHGWVGEPNIARAQPDVQYCYVNGRMMRDKVINHAIRQAYDGLLNAEQYPCYVLFIELSPHDVDVNVHPAKHEVRFHQARLVHDFIFQAVFEALREVKSQAQPLDLLPKQDQPEQPYYPHQAASVFAPKASASQVFVHKASETKTSQTAQSPQVRESASSYQASRSMSSSGSVKSAGFEGAKHPAGTSNQVVSALYQQLFSTPPHTAVREHEVAALVETSATAHQERRAISGQAHIAHDAPLGEPVAILAEGRVLLRSQSHWHLMNSQRAQQWAILAELYHGLAQGLKPQPLLIPMSLSLTQAQVESAQRNLSWLAQFGIGLECQSKQVIVQTVCQPLRHHPIEHWLPRLLTELASHSSVLDEATSQTILQHLVQQLAVPMPANMAQVVSLLSDLEQRWHRQLSQQSAAFLHSIDEQALIRFFEHDA